The following coding sequences lie in one Alloacidobacterium dinghuense genomic window:
- a CDS encoding TonB-dependent receptor — protein MKQRVLIRYFSILLVLLLSLASASRLLAQAAKGSVRGQVTDPSGAVIPNANVSLTTPDGHTVATVTSNAGGTYQVNNLTPGTYIVIANAQGFASSNSKAISVGAGQTKQFDVPLAIAVEQQQVQVQAESTTVDTSPDSNANAVVLKGKDLDALSDDPDELQNELQALAGPSAGPNGGQIYIDGFTGGQLPPKSSIREIRVNQNPFSAQYDRLGYGRIEILTKPGTDKLHGSINVRGTTSAFNAANPILNSNLQPGQPKIPFPDYYTYFLNGNIGASLTKNTSFFLNAFGRNIQNVSVVDAVNPATTTDPNNPQYLNTTVSNPSTRIDIAPRFDIQLGQADTLTVRYDFTRNTQSNAGIGTTSLPTVGYNTHNIENEIQISNSWVMSPRVVNDMRFEYTRTRAQQTPLSTDPTISVQGAFTSGGSNNGTLRDNQDYFELQDYFTAAEGAHSLNFGARLRATRDANYTNAGTNGLYTYQSLTDYLNNQPQRFQYTVVNNNAYTARATLFDSGLFYQDDWKINPRFTLSYGLRWEAQNYIHDINSWAPRLSFAYALDGGGKKPAKTVLRAGYGWFYQRWGVANSFGGGGSTPFVIYTIHHNVPVNGGVSNQQIVIQSFDSNQPNTNPAPTYYQIDSHFRAAVDMQGAIGLDRQITKNATANVTYLYSQGVHQYWTNNISAPFWDASSGTYADAVNLAPPSENLYTYQSGGFYRQSQLIASGRARFRRLSFFGFYVYNNARSNTGGVNSFLSNAHDPKLDYGRSAFDIHNRFIILGNFQAPWALSFSPFLGYNSGTPYNLTIGNDLTANNQFNARPTFAASCSEAGVVETRFGCLNTNPLGTNERIVPYGYGTGPSNINLNMRVAKVIGLGPKIEGPGPGGGGPGGGGGGRGRGFSGLSGNTGGPGRLDASVSRKYNLTLTAFGANILNHQNLGTPNGTLLSPFFDKSQSLAGGFFGPPTAGNRSIFLEAAFNF, from the coding sequence GTGAAGCAAAGAGTTCTAATACGCTATTTTTCTATCTTGCTGGTTCTGCTGTTGAGTCTTGCTTCCGCGAGCCGGTTATTGGCGCAGGCGGCGAAAGGTTCTGTGCGCGGACAGGTGACTGACCCATCGGGCGCAGTGATTCCAAATGCGAATGTAAGCCTGACGACGCCGGATGGTCACACCGTTGCCACGGTGACGTCGAATGCGGGCGGCACGTATCAGGTCAACAATCTGACACCGGGCACGTATATCGTCATCGCGAATGCGCAGGGCTTTGCTTCGTCGAATTCGAAAGCTATCTCGGTTGGCGCAGGACAGACGAAGCAGTTCGACGTGCCGCTGGCGATCGCAGTTGAGCAGCAGCAGGTGCAGGTGCAGGCCGAGAGCACGACGGTCGATACAAGCCCGGACAGCAACGCCAATGCGGTTGTGCTGAAAGGCAAGGATTTGGATGCGCTGTCAGACGATCCCGATGAACTGCAGAATGAGTTGCAGGCGCTGGCCGGGCCTTCGGCGGGACCAAATGGCGGTCAGATTTATATCGATGGATTTACCGGCGGGCAGCTTCCACCAAAGTCGTCGATCCGCGAAATTCGCGTGAACCAGAATCCGTTTTCTGCGCAGTATGACCGGCTCGGCTATGGGCGCATTGAAATTCTGACCAAGCCTGGTACGGACAAACTGCATGGAAGCATCAATGTGCGCGGGACGACTTCGGCCTTTAACGCGGCGAACCCAATTCTGAATTCGAACCTGCAGCCGGGACAGCCGAAGATTCCGTTTCCGGATTACTACACTTATTTTCTGAACGGGAATATCGGCGCATCGCTCACAAAGAACACCTCGTTTTTCCTGAATGCCTTTGGGCGCAATATTCAGAACGTGAGCGTGGTGGATGCAGTGAATCCAGCGACGACGACTGATCCGAATAATCCTCAGTATTTGAATACCACCGTTAGTAATCCGAGCACCCGCATTGATATTGCACCGCGCTTTGACATCCAGTTGGGCCAGGCGGACACCTTGACGGTTCGCTACGACTTTACGCGCAACACACAGTCAAACGCGGGTATCGGGACGACCAGCCTGCCGACGGTTGGATACAACACGCACAATATCGAAAATGAAATTCAGATCAGCAACAGCTGGGTGATGAGTCCTAGGGTCGTGAACGATATGCGCTTTGAGTACACGCGCACGCGGGCACAGCAGACCCCGCTTTCGACTGATCCGACGATTTCTGTGCAGGGAGCCTTTACTTCGGGCGGTAGTAATAACGGGACGCTGCGCGATAACCAGGACTATTTCGAATTGCAGGATTACTTCACGGCGGCTGAAGGAGCGCACTCGCTGAACTTTGGCGCGAGATTGCGGGCTACGCGCGACGCCAACTATACCAACGCGGGAACGAACGGACTGTACACCTACCAGTCGCTTACGGACTACTTGAACAACCAGCCACAGAGGTTTCAATACACGGTGGTGAACAACAACGCGTACACGGCGCGCGCCACGCTGTTTGATTCCGGCCTGTTTTATCAGGATGACTGGAAGATCAATCCGCGCTTTACGCTGAGCTACGGGCTACGTTGGGAGGCGCAGAACTATATCCACGACATCAATAGCTGGGCTCCACGGCTCTCGTTTGCATACGCGCTCGACGGCGGTGGTAAGAAGCCAGCCAAGACGGTGCTGCGCGCGGGTTACGGATGGTTCTATCAGCGCTGGGGTGTCGCGAATAGCTTTGGTGGCGGCGGCAGCACGCCTTTTGTGATCTATACGATTCATCACAATGTGCCGGTCAATGGCGGGGTCTCGAACCAGCAGATTGTGATTCAGTCGTTTGATTCGAACCAGCCTAATACGAATCCTGCGCCGACGTACTACCAGATCGACTCGCATTTCCGCGCTGCTGTGGATATGCAAGGCGCCATCGGCCTCGATCGGCAGATTACGAAAAATGCGACTGCCAACGTGACCTATCTTTACAGCCAAGGGGTACACCAATATTGGACAAACAACATTAGCGCTCCGTTCTGGGACGCGTCCAGCGGGACGTATGCGGACGCTGTGAATCTGGCACCGCCGAGCGAGAACCTGTACACGTATCAATCGGGCGGTTTTTACCGGCAGAGCCAGTTGATTGCCAGCGGCAGGGCGCGCTTCCGGCGGCTCAGCTTTTTCGGGTTCTATGTGTACAACAATGCGCGCAGCAACACGGGCGGGGTAAACTCATTTCTTTCGAACGCGCACGATCCGAAGCTCGATTATGGGCGCTCGGCCTTTGACATACACAACCGGTTCATCATTCTAGGAAATTTCCAGGCTCCGTGGGCGCTGTCGTTCTCACCGTTCCTCGGGTATAACTCTGGAACGCCGTATAACCTGACGATCGGCAATGATCTGACGGCGAACAACCAGTTCAATGCGCGTCCCACATTTGCGGCGAGTTGCAGCGAGGCGGGAGTTGTGGAGACGCGGTTCGGCTGCCTGAATACAAATCCGCTTGGGACGAATGAGCGGATTGTTCCTTATGGATATGGCACAGGACCGTCGAATATCAATCTGAATATGCGTGTTGCCAAGGTGATTGGCCTTGGGCCGAAGATTGAGGGGCCCGGGCCAGGTGGCGGCGGCCCGGGTGGCGGCGGCGGTGGACGTGGACGTGGCTTTTCGGGCTTGAGCGGCAATACGGGTGGTCCGGGAAGGCTGGACGCTTCGGTGTCGCGCAAGTACAACCTGACGCTGACGGCTTTCGGAGCTAACATCCTGAACCATCAGAATCTTGGCACACCGAACGGCACGCTGTTGTCGCCCTTCTTTGATAAATCACAATCGCTGGCGGGAGGCTTCTTTGGGCCGCCGACGGCAGGCAACCGCAGCATCTTTCTGGAAGCTGCCTTCAACTTCTAA